The Desulfovibrio aminophilus genome has a segment encoding these proteins:
- a CDS encoding CinA family protein encodes MDEKLEGDILELGAALRARGLTLACAESCTGGLLAGALTSVAGSSDWFLGGVVAYHDLIKTRLLDVPETRLRRHGAVSEPVVAAMAHGARGAFCADLAVSISGIAGPGGGTPEKPVGTVWMAWASPEGVTTRKFLFEGDRAGVRDQSVAEAVAGLLALAGRG; translated from the coding sequence ATGGACGAAAAACTGGAAGGCGACATTCTGGAACTGGGCGCCGCGCTGCGCGCCCGGGGACTGACCCTGGCCTGCGCCGAGTCCTGCACCGGCGGCCTGCTGGCCGGGGCCCTGACCTCGGTGGCGGGCAGCTCGGACTGGTTTCTGGGCGGAGTGGTGGCCTACCACGACTTGATCAAGACCCGCCTCCTGGACGTGCCGGAAACCCGCCTGCGCCGGCACGGGGCCGTGAGCGAGCCCGTGGTGGCGGCCATGGCCCACGGCGCGCGCGGCGCGTTCTGCGCCGACCTGGCGGTGTCCATCTCCGGCATCGCCGGACCCGGCGGCGGCACGCCGGAAAAGCCCGTGGGCACGGTCTGGATGGCCTGGGCCTCGCCCGAGGGCGTCACCACCCGGAAGTTCCTCTTCGAGGGCGACCGGGCCGGGGTGCGCGACCAGAGCGTGGCCGAGGCCGTGGCCGGGTTGCTGGCCCTGGCCGGGCGGGGCTGA
- a CDS encoding cobyric acid synthase produces MRQSFLSGLDERLREERRFAHGGDLRRLAEKAGCAPSEILDFSVCLNPLGPPPWLAREVGRALAEVSAYPDSESSDVGLAACELYKVWPTQVVVGNGASELLQALPRLGKWKQAVIPAPTYVDYGRVCRQAGLAVRTLALKPEQGFVLDLAALEREIAAPSLVFLCRPNNPTGRGFEAQALRDLAGRKPDSLFVVDESFADFGEDQDRLVRRRPDNVLAVLSLTKFFCMPGLRLGLAFAEPETAARLKELLPPWSVNVMAQRVGARALKDRAYQEESQRRGRELREELAREIRALPGFQVLPSEANFLLCRTLRAGMTAREVFDRLLAERIAVRVCDNFEGLDGSWFRVGVRGSGDNARLVEGLSRIAGVSRPLVEERRRRTPALMVQGTSSDAGKSLLAAGLCRVFLQDGLRVAPFKAQNMSNNSFVTADGAEMGRAQVVQAQACRLAPEARMNPVLLKPGSDTGSQVVVLGKPVGNMNVGRYVEYKPTAFEAVKKAYDGLSAEFDLMVLEGAGSPAEINLKQHDIVNMRMAEHADARVLLVGDIDRGGVFAALTGTMELLTEAERARVMGYALNKFRGDRSLLDPALSAMFELTGRPVLGVVPWLRDLGLPEEDSVSFGRGFGGKNKREDRLDVVCLALPRVSNFNDLDPLAAEPDVALRLVDSPLELGLPDAIILPGSKSTVPDMRALKGAGMAAALRSLAADPAGPVIVGLCAGMQMLGAEILDPHGLESDSGSVDGFNLLPVSTTLAAEKTLTRVEGRHAASGLPVRGYEIHHGRSRPVAEGVEETVLDDEGRALGFGLPGGRVWGSYVHGLFDDDRFRRWFVDDLRRRKGLEPLGEPQTVYDLEPALDRLADAVRESLDMGRIYKALGFDVRGRGSLL; encoded by the coding sequence ATGCGGCAGTCATTCTTGAGCGGTCTGGACGAGCGGTTGCGCGAGGAGCGGCGCTTCGCCCACGGCGGCGACCTGCGCAGGCTGGCCGAGAAGGCGGGCTGCGCGCCTTCGGAAATCCTCGACTTCTCCGTCTGCCTGAACCCCCTGGGGCCGCCGCCCTGGCTGGCCCGCGAGGTGGGCCGGGCCCTGGCCGAGGTGTCCGCCTACCCGGACTCCGAGAGTTCCGACGTGGGCCTGGCGGCCTGCGAGCTGTACAAGGTCTGGCCCACCCAGGTGGTGGTGGGCAACGGGGCCTCGGAACTGCTCCAGGCATTGCCCCGGCTGGGAAAGTGGAAGCAGGCCGTGATCCCCGCGCCGACCTACGTGGACTATGGCCGGGTCTGCCGTCAGGCGGGCCTGGCGGTGCGGACCCTGGCGCTCAAGCCGGAGCAGGGCTTCGTTCTGGACCTGGCGGCCCTGGAGCGGGAGATCGCCGCGCCGTCCCTGGTCTTTCTCTGCCGCCCCAACAACCCCACGGGCCGGGGCTTCGAGGCCCAGGCCCTGCGCGACCTGGCCGGGCGCAAGCCGGACTCGCTGTTCGTGGTGGACGAGTCCTTCGCGGACTTCGGCGAGGACCAGGACCGCCTCGTGCGCCGTCGGCCGGACAACGTCCTGGCCGTGCTCTCGCTGACCAAGTTCTTCTGCATGCCGGGCCTGCGCCTGGGCCTGGCCTTCGCCGAGCCGGAGACCGCCGCCCGGCTCAAGGAGTTGCTGCCGCCCTGGTCGGTGAACGTCATGGCCCAGCGGGTGGGCGCGCGGGCCCTCAAGGATCGGGCCTACCAGGAGGAGTCGCAACGCCGGGGCCGGGAGCTGCGCGAGGAGCTGGCCCGCGAGATCCGGGCCCTGCCCGGGTTCCAGGTCCTGCCCTCGGAGGCCAACTTCCTGCTCTGCCGGACCCTGCGGGCGGGCATGACCGCCCGGGAGGTCTTCGACCGGCTCCTGGCCGAGCGCATCGCCGTGCGGGTCTGCGACAACTTCGAGGGCCTGGACGGCTCCTGGTTCCGGGTGGGCGTGCGAGGTTCCGGGGACAACGCCCGGCTGGTGGAGGGCCTGTCGCGCATCGCCGGGGTTTCCCGGCCCCTGGTGGAGGAGCGCCGCCGCCGCACGCCCGCGCTCATGGTCCAGGGCACCAGCTCGGACGCGGGCAAGAGTCTGCTCGCGGCCGGGCTCTGCCGGGTCTTCCTGCAGGACGGCCTGCGCGTGGCCCCGTTCAAGGCCCAGAACATGTCCAACAACTCCTTCGTCACGGCCGACGGCGCGGAGATGGGCCGAGCCCAGGTGGTCCAGGCCCAGGCCTGCCGCCTGGCCCCGGAGGCGCGCATGAACCCGGTGCTGCTCAAGCCCGGCTCGGACACGGGCAGCCAGGTGGTGGTCCTGGGCAAACCCGTGGGCAACATGAACGTGGGCCGGTACGTGGAGTACAAGCCCACGGCCTTCGAGGCCGTGAAGAAGGCCTACGACGGACTGTCCGCCGAGTTCGACCTGATGGTCCTGGAGGGCGCGGGCAGCCCGGCGGAGATCAACCTCAAGCAGCACGACATCGTGAACATGCGCATGGCCGAGCACGCCGACGCCCGGGTGCTCCTGGTGGGCGACATCGACCGGGGCGGGGTCTTCGCGGCCCTGACCGGGACCATGGAACTGCTCACCGAGGCCGAGCGGGCGCGGGTCATGGGCTACGCCCTGAACAAGTTCCGGGGCGACCGCTCCCTGCTCGACCCGGCGCTCTCGGCCATGTTCGAGCTTACCGGCCGCCCGGTCCTCGGCGTGGTCCCCTGGCTGCGCGACCTGGGCCTGCCCGAGGAGGACTCGGTGTCCTTCGGCCGGGGCTTCGGCGGGAAAAACAAGCGCGAGGACCGGCTGGACGTGGTCTGCCTGGCCCTGCCGCGCGTCTCCAACTTCAACGACCTGGACCCCCTGGCCGCCGAGCCGGACGTGGCCCTGCGGCTGGTGGACTCGCCCCTGGAGCTGGGCCTGCCGGACGCGATCATCCTGCCGGGGAGCAAGAGCACGGTGCCGGACATGCGCGCGCTCAAGGGCGCGGGCATGGCGGCTGCGCTGCGCTCCCTGGCCGCCGACCCCGCCGGGCCGGTGATCGTGGGGCTCTGCGCCGGGATGCAGATGCTCGGGGCCGAAATCCTCGACCCCCACGGCCTGGAGTCGGACAGCGGCAGCGTGGACGGCTTCAACCTCCTGCCCGTGAGCACCACCCTGGCCGCGGAAAAGACCCTCACCCGGGTGGAGGGCCGTCACGCGGCCAGCGGCCTGCCCGTGCGCGGCTACGAAATCCACCACGGCCGCAGCCGTCCGGTGGCCGAGGGGGTGGAGGAGACCGTGCTGGACGACGAGGGCCGGGCCCTGGGCTTCGGCCTGCCCGGCGGCCGCGTCTGGGGCTCCTACGTGCACGGCCTGTTCGACGACGACCGCTTCCGGCGCTGGTTCGTGGACGACCTGCGGCGGCGCAAGGGGCTCGAACCGCTGGGCGAGCCGCAGACGGTCTACGACCTGGAGCCCGCCCTGGACCGGCTGGCCGACGCGGTGCGCGAGAGCCTGGACATGGGCCGCATCTACAAGGCCCTGGGCTTCGATGTCAGGGGGCGGGGCAGCCTGCTCTAG